A single region of the Arthrobacter sp. PAMC25564 genome encodes:
- the ispD gene encoding 2-C-methyl-D-erythritol 4-phosphate cytidylyltransferase yields MNTASTNPATAVIVVAAGSGQRLGYGMPKAKVPLGGDSILTHALRGVAVAGIAQQICVAIPPGDTELHALCESFAQDLKAEHRRNGASESGVPLPVVTIVDGGTSRAESVRAAMAALLPDTEAVLVHDAARALVPESVFHRVFQALSAGALAVIPVIPVVDTVKTVEPTAGEGVAFAPELVTGTAPRETLRAVQTPQGFDLATLKRAHEAAAGFDAERAAAVTDDAMLVELLGIPVYAVRGASQSLKITTPLDLILAEGLLEGPLGARWVEG; encoded by the coding sequence ATGAACACTGCATCGACAAATCCCGCCACCGCGGTCATCGTTGTGGCTGCCGGTTCCGGCCAGCGCCTGGGCTATGGAATGCCCAAGGCCAAGGTGCCGCTCGGAGGAGACAGCATCCTCACCCACGCCCTTCGGGGCGTCGCGGTGGCCGGGATCGCCCAACAGATCTGCGTGGCCATCCCGCCGGGGGACACGGAGCTTCATGCACTCTGCGAGAGCTTCGCGCAGGACCTTAAAGCCGAGCATCGACGCAACGGCGCGTCGGAGTCCGGCGTTCCGCTTCCCGTGGTGACCATCGTCGACGGCGGGACCAGCCGCGCCGAGTCCGTCCGCGCCGCGATGGCAGCACTGCTGCCGGACACGGAGGCCGTCCTGGTCCACGATGCGGCCCGCGCCCTGGTGCCGGAGTCTGTCTTCCACCGGGTCTTCCAGGCACTATCCGCGGGTGCCCTCGCCGTTATCCCCGTGATACCGGTCGTGGACACCGTCAAGACGGTTGAGCCCACCGCCGGCGAGGGCGTGGCGTTCGCCCCGGAACTGGTTACCGGAACCGCACCCCGGGAAACCCTTCGGGCGGTGCAGACCCCGCAGGGCTTTGACCTTGCAACGCTCAAACGCGCCCACGAGGCGGCAGCCGGATTCGACGCCGAGCGGGCCGCAGCCGTGACGGACGACGCCATGCTCGTCGAGTTGCTGGGTATCCCCGTCTACGCTGTACGCGGAGCCAGCCAGTCGTTGAAGATCACCACACCGCTGGACCTGATCCTCGCCGAGGGGCTCCTTGAGGGGCCCCTCGGCGCACGCTGGGTGGAAGGATGA